The following DNA comes from Bos indicus x Bos taurus breed Angus x Brahman F1 hybrid chromosome 22, Bos_hybrid_MaternalHap_v2.0, whole genome shotgun sequence.
gagtcctccAGACCAttatacgggagtgggtagcctttcccttctccaggagatcttcctgactcatgaattaaaccggggtctcctgcattacaggaggattctttaccaactgagctatcaagtgGGGATTATGTTAAATGCTTGGCACATACAGTGTCCTTTGAGACACATACAGTCTTAAGATGAGGGCATCAAGAAACTTGCCCAGATGAGTACTTCCTTCAGTTGTCCAGAGCCTCCCTACTGCCAAGTGACCGGGCTGGGAtgggaacccaggtcttccaccaAAGCCTAGATGTGCTTTTTAACCATCAGATTGTACcgtcttttgtttggtttttagcTGTTTGCACTTTTCAGTATGATCgtttctttgagaagaaaattgatgagaaaaaaaatgaccatAGCTATCGAGTTTTCAAAACTGTGAACCGGAAGGCTCAATGCTTCCCCATGGCAGATGACTATTCGGACTCTCTCATCAGCAAAAAGCAGGTGTCTGTCTGGTGTAGCAATGACTACCTAGGAATGAGTCGCCACCCACGGGTGTGTGGAGCCGTCATGTAAGTAGCTCTCAGCTTTCAGATACCACTGGCAtgagcatgacttagcaacacaCTGATAATTTACAGGGATTGGATCTTTTATAggggaaaattttaaaagctaaattttTAGCCTTTAAAAACATGTACACATTAATTTTAGAGAACTCTAAAGTGTAAGTAGTTGATGGAGCCCCTCTTTGTGCAAGGGTTCAAGTTTATGCGCTTGTTGAATATATGTCTGCTCACTTCCTACTTCTCCATAAGCAAGGACCCCTCTTACACCAAGCAGTCTTGCACATACGTGCCCTGCCTTGTAGGTGTGGATGGAGAAATACAAATTGAGCAGCAGGGGATGGTACAGCCCGTCATTCCTGTCCTTCAGGAGGTTTGCCACGGTTAAGGACACCTGAGAGAGTTGCTGGCCAAATTCCGCAAGGAGGCTTGCCAGAGAGAGCCCAGTCTGAGGTTTAGTAATAGAGACAGCCTAAGATTATGGGACTGGTTCGCAGAGGGTATAACCGACAATCAGTCAAGATGTCCCTCTAGAGCCTGAGGTCATGTTATTGGAGAAAGAGATGTTTGTCAGAGAAAAGAAACCTTCGTAAATTAACTAAACTCAACTAAGACTGGTAAGTGGACACTTGCTCTTGATCCCCCCAGAGGCATCATCACCCTGATGTTGAGACTTTCTCCCACCCAGTCTAGACAGGAAGTGGTTGAAATTCCTGGCCCCATATTCACAGGGAAAGAAGCGCTACATCAGCATCAGTTTGAGTCTCCTGGATCCTAGCGGGAGGAACTGTTCTTATAGTATTCAGAACCAtgagatttattttctgtttgctttttttttttttttttaaagagacactttgaaacagcatggtactggagCAGGGGGTACTAGAAATATTTCTGGAACTAGTAAATTCCACGTGGACCTGGAGCAGGAGCTGGCTGACCTCCATGGAAAAGATGCTGCACTCTTGTTCTCCTCGTGCTTTGTGGCCAATGACTCGACCCTCTTCACTCTGGCTAAGATGATGCCAGGTAGGAAGCCTGCTGTGGGTGCCTTAGAACTGTCTGGGTTTCTTAGTAATAACAGGAAGATGACAAAAAAGACTTACCGAAACCACTCAAGAGATACGCTAGGAACTTATAAACTGAGTTAACACTTCACGAAGTATTACATTCTGAGTTCCAGTGGAGCAGGATAACAATGAAGAATCAGACTTGCAGGGCTTGTCCTTACAGTAATTGCTTCCAGTGTGCTTTGTATTCCAAGAAAATCTTTTGGAGAATTCTCTTAATCATGTGTAGTTATCTTTTGATTGAGTTTGGAGTGAGGCAGCCAGATTTAAAAGGAGATTAACTGTGTGCCACTGGGTTATTTTATATCTTTGGGCCTTCTCAGAGGAGAAGCACTAGTTAGTTATTTTGCCAGAAAGAAACTGGCATGCAGGGCCTTTTTCCTACGGGGCAAGGTAGCATTTTCAGGGCCAAGTCTGTTGTCCTTGACTGTTGAGAAAATAATATGGCTTTGGTACAGATGGCAATAAAGCGCATTTTTGTCTTGTTAGGCTGTGAGATTTACTCTGACGCTGGGAACCATGCCTCCATGATCCAAGGGATTCGAAACAGTGGAGTGCCAAAGTACATCTTCCGCCACAACGATGTCAGCCACCTCCGGGAACTGCTGCAGAGGTCTGACCCTGCCGTCCCCAAGATTGTCGCCTTTGAAACTGTCCACTCAATGGACGGTAAGTCTATCTAGAGGCCAGCCTGAAAACTTTTAATGAAAACAGGGCCTGAACTTAAAAGCGTGATGttatttttgtagtttcttttcttttcactttctgccaggatTTTGTAGTTGGGGGACACCGTATAGATTTGGGTGATTGTAGGTAGATATTCTACTTTGGCTTTTACTAAGCTCCAAATCTCCAAACAGTCCAGAAACTGGGGGAAGTTCATTGCTTTCcccatattaaaaatatcttagaAGGTAAGTTATTGTGTTCTAATCCTTACCAAAATGGAAATCTGTGACACAGCAAGTGCTTCAGCATGGTCTGTGGTCTCTCCTCAGGGGCAGTGTGCCCGCTGGAAGAGCTGTGTGACGTGGCCCACGAGTTTGGAGCAATCACCTTCGTGGATGAGGTCCACGCAGTGGGGCTCTACGGGCTGCAAGGCGGAGGGATTGGCGATCGGGATGGAGTTATGCCAAAAATGGACATCATTTCTGGAACACTTGGTGTGTATACTCTGCACAGTCTGTAATCCATgctaaaattaaattctgactcagtggtaaagaatccacctgccaatgcaggagatgagagttccatccctaggtcagaaagatcccctagaggaggaaatggcaacccactccagtattcttgcctaggaaatcccatggacagaggagcctggggactagtctatggggttgcaaaagagtcggacaaaatttagcaactaaacaacaaaagcaagGACTGCTGGTCTAATGGGTCAGGTGAGGAGATGGTCTGATAGCATCTAAAGCCTGGGTCATTTGTTTGAgcaagttttcattttctcagtgaGTGGCACAGCTTAGCAGAATCCCTTGAGTCATGGAGGCCTGGCCAGCAGAATCAAAGTAAATCTCATAGCCTAACATGACGGAAGTACCATTTGTTGCTCTCTGAGCTCATTCCAAACATAGTTGTGGGTCTAGGTATACACCGTGACAATAGCTTTTACTCTCTCTACATCAGATTGTTcccttatattaaaaagaaataaaaaggaagaattttagTGCTGTTCTCCTGGAGCTACAGGTTCAGGTGCTGGGTTGTGAAGCTGAGCTCTGTCCCTAGCACATGGGAACAGTCCAGTTCACCCAGTGTCTTTGTATATCCTCTGCTCCTCCTAGTTGAGAGGCAGCGTCTCTTGGAGCAACTCCAGACTCCATAGCCATGCTGCCTGCTGGGTGTAAGTCTTGCCTGTGTAACTCACTATCGGTGTGACCTTGGATTGGTggttaacttctctgtgcctcagtttcctcatggagGTAACAGCAGACCCCTACCTCAGTTTGAAGAATATAAGTGAACAGTATACAGACAATTACTACAGGCCTTCTCTTCgtctatgaaataaaaacatcatcTATACAAATTTGAGAATTTCAGAAGTTAGTAAAGCAGTTGGAGACACACGCAGTGGCTGGCTAATGCCACTTTACGGTCTGCACTGGTAAAGGAATGGCAAGCAAAAAAGAGTGTCCTTCAGCCCCGTCAAGGGGCATGAGCACATTGTGCAGACCAGGAGAGCCTGGGGCTCTTGGGGCAGAGCCCTGCCAGGAGGGGAACTCTTGTTCAAGTGTCCTGTCCTGATTCCAGCTGCCCTTTTCTTGTAAAGAGCTCCCATGACGTGGGCCCTTTGAAGGTATGGTCCCTGAGAGATGAAAAGGGCTGGAGAGAAAAATTTTCCATTGTGACATCTTATACCAGTCCAATCATGTGTGGGGTTGAAGCAAGAATGTTAATTACAGAACATAATATTTAAGATTGAGGAGGACTCTTCTGGAGGCCTTAATCTTGAAACCTGAGATCCTGATTATATAAGGGAActcaagaagaaggaaaaatgaggCCAGCCCTAAATCAACCATAACAGGGTCTGAGTTTTCCTTGTTGGAGTTTTGTGATTACTTAAGTAGAAATTAATACCGGTCCTGCCAAAACAAGTTAGTGTCTTTAGCTGGCTGACATTCTGGCCTGAAGGGTAACACTCACAGTGAGCACCCAGCTGGACCCTGTCCAGAGCAGGCGCAGTGCAGAGTGCGGGGGATGCAGCCGAcctgggtgggcagggaggacagAGGGAGGTGGCACTTGGTGTTAGGCATGCTGGGACCAGCCGCTGGTGCAACACCTAGTCTGGAGACCTGCGCTTTGATCCTGGTCAGACACCAGCTTGGCCATTTGTCTTTGGGCAAGACCCTTTTGTAACAGTCAGCTTTTTCCCTTTTGGAAATGGGCTGCTGTCCCTTGATTTCAGTCTTAGGACaaacaaaggagagagagaagagtaaGTGTTCTGAGGGTCTGCAGCGCCTGGCTGTGCACATTTAGGGCAGTCGCTGTAATAAATGAACCTGTCTCCTAGGCAAAGCCATTGGCTGCGTTGGAGGGTACATCGCCAGCACGAGTTCCCTGATCGACACCGTCCGGTCCTACGCAGCGGGCTTCATTTTCACCACCTCCCTGCCGCCCATGCTGCTGGCTGGAGCACTGGAGTCTGTGCGGATCCTGAGGAGCACTGAGGGCCGAACACTTCGCCGCCAACACCAGCGCAACGTGAAGCTCATGAGGCAGATGCTGATGGACGCTGGCCTGCCAGTGGTCCACTGCCCCAGTCACATCATCCCCGTCCGGGTAATGGCCTGTCTGTGACTGACTTGCTGGGGGCTGGGCCTCTGCACTTGACCAGGAGATGTTCTGGTTCACGCCTTCCTGAACTTGGGCTGGGCAGGGTGACTGCTGGGGCCAAGGGCTGTAGCCAGTGGCTCTCTGCCATGTTTCTGCCTTTGGCTGACTTCACAATGAGAATGAAGCCTTTGAGCCCAGCAGGCTGGAGGTTCCTTCTCCAGCGCACTAGCCTTGACAGGGTAAACACAGAGCTTGAGTCTGGGAAGCTCTGGAAGCCGGAGCTTGGCTAGCTGTGAAGTATggctttttattcatttcattgtgACACAGGTCTTGCTCTGCCTGCTACAAAGGGCAGCCCTGTTGGCGTCACAGTTGAATTCGTCTGAGTAACAGAGCTGGTATCACCAAAGCTTCCTTCATCCCCAGGGTGCACACACCCCCTGCCATCACAATAGGCTCATGGGAGCTCCCGCTACCCCCCTTTGAAGCCTAGGAGGGAGATCAGTGTGAAAGTTACTTCTACTATGGTTTCAGTTCTCTGATCTGTGGTGAACAGCCCTTTAAACTGCAGGTGTCGGGGCAGCACTCTGCCTTTCTGCCAGGCTTGCATGTGCAGGTCGAGCCCAAGCCACTTGGACATGCGTGTGACTAGTCTCTGCTGTCTGGTTCCAGCCTTATCTTCTGTTATTATCAATCTTAGGTGGCAGATGCTGCTAAAAACACGGAGGTCTGTGATGAACTAATGACTAGACATAATATCTACGTCCAAGCGATCAATTACCCCACAGTGCCCCGGGGTGAGGAGCTGCTGCGCATCGCCCCCACGCCCCACCACACACCACAGATGATGAGCTACTTTGTGGGTGAGTAGCCAGGGAGCTGCCAGAGCCCCGCAGGAGAGTGGCATGAAGCTATCTGCAGCATTTATAATTCAAGCCATTCAGATTTGTCTTTTTCCAAGTAATCAAGAATTCTCAGGTGGTACAGAAGGGTGAAAGACGTTTAGTCGTTTGTTCCacttcattggaagcactgagggAGCCTGCTATCTGCTCACTGTTCCCATCCATGCCTCTGTCTGTGTGACTCAGGGACCCCCAGTGGTGACTGCTGCAGGAGAGATGCCTCTGACAGCCTAAGCCTGCCCAGGCCTCCAGAGCTCAGCTCTGCACTTCTCTCTTCCCTGAAAACCGACTACACACCTAACCCCTTCTGTTCTCATAGTTGTGTGTAACCCAGGCCTTTCCCCGGTGTCCACCTGAAGGCAGAGACTGAACGGGCTGCCCATAGCTGCCTCTGCCTCGGAGGTGTGTTGCTCTCCTGAGCCTCCACCGCCACCCACGGTGGTTTCCCTGCCTCCAGCCTTTAGGGCTACTCTGCAAGGAATGATCCGTTCCACACAGTGGAGCCATGTGGGAGCAACTTCTTCTCTGAAGGGTGTAAAGTAAAGCCAGACCtgggttttctctattttttaagtaACAGCCTATTAAGATAGAATTCATATAAAACAAATTCTAACCTTCAAATTACATAACTCAGTGGTTTTTAAGTAATGTTGTGCAACCGTCAGCACTCTGATGCCAGAATGTTTTTATCACCTCAGAGAGAAACTTTACACCACTTCGCAGCCACATCCCAGCCTTGATCCACTTTTTGTCTGTGGACTTGCCTAtacataacattttatataaatggaatcgtacAATATATGGCCCTTtatgcctggcttatttcacagcACAGTGTGTTCAAGGTTTCATCTACGTTGTAGCTTGAATCAGCACTTCATTCCTACCAAATAATTTTCCTCAGTACagatacaccacattttgtttatccatcaatTGGTGGATGTTTGGGTTGTCTCCACTTTTTGattattatgaaaaagaaaagaatgctgCTGTGAACTCTTGCATACAAGTTATTATTGGGGACATATATTTCCATTTGTCCTGGGTATGTACttcctctaattttaaaaaacttgccCCTCACAGATAACCTGCTGGCCACGTGGAAGCGAGTTGGGCTGGAACTCAAGC
Coding sequences within:
- the ALAS1 gene encoding 5-aminolevulinate synthase, nonspecific, mitochondrial isoform X2 yields the protein MKVSAPVQHCTSSPLLAVPVIQSKSKERLLASPRPALSAARLRRSRTRPRRMRSCPSECILGRQGSRPEGSCRQGQGLVRRFHLGTCGLRHLRRVPRAEDKAAKAEVQQAPDGSQQAPDGSQQTADGTQLPSGHPSLASSQGTGSKCPFLAAEMSQGGSSVFRKASLALQEDVQEMHAVREEVAQTSVNPSVINVKTEGGELNGLLKNFQDIMRKQRPERVSHLLQDNLPKSVCTFQYDRFFEKKIDEKKNDHSYRVFKTVNRKAQCFPMADDYSDSLISKKQVSVWCSNDYLGMSRHPRVCGAVIDTLKQHGTGAGGTRNISGTSKFHVDLEQELADLHGKDAALLFSSCFVANDSTLFTLAKMMPGCEIYSDAGNHASMIQGIRNSGVPKYIFRHNDVSHLRELLQRSDPAVPKIVAFETVHSMDGAVCPLEELCDVAHEFGAITFVDEVHAVGLYGLQGGGIGDRDGVMPKMDIISGTLGKAIGCVGGYIASTSSLIDTVRSYAAGFIFTTSLPPMLLAGALESVRILRSTEGRTLRRQHQRNVKLMRQMLMDAGLPVVHCPSHIIPVRVADAAKNTEVCDELMTRHNIYVQAINYPTVPRGEELLRIAPTPHHTPQMMSYFVDNLLATWKRVGLELKPHSSAECNFCRRPLHFEMMSEREKSYFSGMSKLVSAQA
- the ALAS1 gene encoding 5-aminolevulinate synthase, nonspecific, mitochondrial isoform X1: MRSCPSECILGRQGSRPEGSCRQGQGLVRRFHLGTCGLRHLRRVPRAGSVYLREMETVVRRCPFLSRVPQAFLQKAGKSLLFYAQNCPKMMEIGAKPAPRALSTSAVLCQQVTETPPANEKDKAAKAEVQQAPDGSQQAPDGSQQTADGTQLPSGHPSLASSQGTGSKCPFLAAEMSQGGSSVFRKASLALQEDVQEMHAVREEVAQTSVNPSVINVKTEGGELNGLLKNFQDIMRKQRPERVSHLLQDNLPKSVCTFQYDRFFEKKIDEKKNDHSYRVFKTVNRKAQCFPMADDYSDSLISKKQVSVWCSNDYLGMSRHPRVCGAVIDTLKQHGTGAGGTRNISGTSKFHVDLEQELADLHGKDAALLFSSCFVANDSTLFTLAKMMPGCEIYSDAGNHASMIQGIRNSGVPKYIFRHNDVSHLRELLQRSDPAVPKIVAFETVHSMDGAVCPLEELCDVAHEFGAITFVDEVHAVGLYGLQGGGIGDRDGVMPKMDIISGTLGKAIGCVGGYIASTSSLIDTVRSYAAGFIFTTSLPPMLLAGALESVRILRSTEGRTLRRQHQRNVKLMRQMLMDAGLPVVHCPSHIIPVRVADAAKNTEVCDELMTRHNIYVQAINYPTVPRGEELLRIAPTPHHTPQMMSYFVDNLLATWKRVGLELKPHSSAECNFCRRPLHFEMMSEREKSYFSGMSKLVSAQA